One genomic window of Polyangium aurulentum includes the following:
- a CDS encoding metallophosphoesterase family protein, producing MELVLGLVTDQHFGPEASFGGKLRKLTRSGPGLAKAFVTRMNDVVKPDLVVNLGDCIEDESLEADRARYAACINVLRGARAPLANVAGNHDTFRLTPAELLAIWKRPDLERLYHSFDLGGFHFVVLHTRERKDVDVTVGDEQMRWLAADLAAGSSPTVVLMHHSAADQDLRGNRWFEGSPHICLVEERRALRRMLRDSGRVLAVFNGHLHWNHVDVIDGLPFVTLQSLIENLDEDAPGRPAAAHAVVRLSDRRVVVEIEGAERARYQFDRGA from the coding sequence ATGGAGCTCGTCCTCGGCCTCGTCACCGACCAGCACTTCGGCCCCGAAGCGAGCTTCGGCGGCAAGCTGCGCAAGCTCACGCGCAGCGGTCCCGGCCTCGCCAAGGCGTTCGTCACCCGCATGAACGACGTCGTGAAGCCCGACCTCGTCGTCAACCTCGGCGACTGCATCGAGGACGAGAGCCTCGAGGCCGATCGCGCCCGCTACGCCGCGTGCATCAACGTCCTGCGCGGCGCGCGCGCCCCGCTCGCCAACGTCGCCGGCAACCACGACACCTTCCGCCTCACGCCGGCCGAGCTGCTCGCGATCTGGAAGCGACCCGATCTCGAGCGGCTCTACCATTCGTTCGATCTCGGAGGGTTCCACTTCGTCGTGCTCCACACCCGCGAGCGCAAGGACGTGGACGTCACCGTGGGCGACGAGCAGATGCGCTGGCTCGCGGCCGATCTCGCCGCCGGCTCCTCGCCCACCGTCGTGCTCATGCATCACAGCGCAGCGGATCAGGATCTGCGCGGCAATCGCTGGTTCGAGGGCTCGCCGCACATCTGCCTCGTCGAGGAGCGGCGCGCCTTGCGCCGGATGCTGCGCGACAGCGGGCGCGTGCTCGCCGTCTTCAACGGGCACCTGCACTGGAACCACGTCGACGTCATCGACGGCTTGCCGTTCGTCACCCTGCAGAGCCTCATCGAGAACCTCGACGAGGACGCCCCCGGCCGCCCTGCCGCAGCGCACGCGGTCGTGCGCCTGTCGGATCGACGCGTGGTCGTCGAGATCGAGGGCGCCGAGCGCGCGCGCTACCAGTTCGATCGAGGAGCGTGA
- a CDS encoding BolA family protein: MTRLERIQEKLSAALAPTHLEVENESHNHNVPKGSETHFKVVIVSDAFEGLGAIDRHRRVHAALADELKKGLHALTLRALTPAQWQAEGGAEFKSPPCLGGSKAG, from the coding sequence GTGACCCGCCTAGAGCGAATCCAAGAAAAGCTCTCCGCCGCCCTCGCCCCCACGCACCTCGAGGTCGAGAACGAGAGCCACAACCACAACGTCCCGAAGGGCTCCGAGACCCACTTCAAGGTCGTCATCGTCAGCGACGCCTTCGAGGGCCTCGGCGCCATCGACCGCCACCGCCGCGTCCACGCCGCGCTCGCCGACGAGCTCAAGAAGGGCCTCCACGCCCTCACGCTCCGCGCCCTCACCCCCGCGCAGTGGCAAGCCGAGGGCGGCGCCGAGTTCAAGTCCCCGCCCTGCCTCGGCGGCTCCAAGGCCGGTTAG
- a CDS encoding pyrroloquinoline quinone-dependent dehydrogenase, with translation MTPRHDRLQCRPRRSARASLAMIACAGLASGCATKGAASGAPARDWPMFNGSYSGERYSRLAEIDKKNVSSLRRVCTFDTGENAKSFESGPVVVDGVLYVTTDMATYAADAATCALRWKHLHPYHPPSFIGANRGVAFENGRLFRGSGDGHVFAIDARTGRSLWDVAIADQARGETVPLAPVAWNGMVFAGNAGGDIFGVTGRVYALSAEDGRVLWRFDVVPESGPARETWPKEIPPTGGATWTTYSLDPAAGVLFISTGNPAPDFAIELRQGENLYSNSVIALDARTGKMLGFVQPIKNDFHDWDMAAAPVLITTRGGQRLAVAAAKDGLLYGIDRSSIRRGGAEPSLLPIRYRAETTTRFNIETPLSTEHSVRFCPGVVGGTEWNGPAYHPGHNLVFVPAVDWCASVKLAPPETLEGRPGEVWMGAAAEAPFGTTDPVAQWGGWLTAFDADTGSVRWKYRSPTPMLAGVTPTAGGLVFTGDLAGDFFAFDAESGQILWREHLGQPMGAGVVTFEVAGRQRIAVGTGKVSPIWPVEGETARVVVFGLP, from the coding sequence ATGACGCCTCGACATGACCGTCTGCAATGCCGCCCCCGCCGCTCCGCGCGCGCCTCCCTCGCGATGATCGCATGCGCCGGGCTCGCGTCCGGCTGCGCCACGAAGGGGGCGGCGAGCGGCGCGCCCGCGCGCGATTGGCCGATGTTCAATGGCTCGTACAGCGGCGAGAGGTACTCGCGCCTCGCCGAGATCGACAAGAAAAACGTGTCCAGCCTCCGCCGCGTGTGCACGTTCGACACCGGGGAGAACGCGAAGAGCTTCGAGAGCGGACCGGTGGTCGTGGACGGCGTCCTCTACGTCACGACCGACATGGCGACCTACGCCGCCGACGCGGCGACCTGCGCCCTGCGATGGAAACACCTGCACCCCTACCACCCGCCCTCGTTCATCGGCGCCAACCGCGGGGTCGCCTTCGAAAATGGCCGATTGTTCCGCGGATCCGGCGACGGGCACGTGTTCGCGATCGACGCGCGGACCGGGCGCTCGCTCTGGGATGTGGCGATCGCCGATCAGGCGCGGGGCGAGACCGTGCCGCTCGCGCCGGTCGCTTGGAATGGAATGGTGTTCGCCGGCAATGCAGGCGGCGACATCTTCGGGGTGACCGGTCGCGTCTACGCGCTCAGCGCCGAGGATGGCCGCGTCCTCTGGCGATTCGACGTGGTGCCCGAGAGCGGCCCGGCGCGCGAGACGTGGCCGAAGGAGATCCCCCCGACCGGCGGCGCCACCTGGACGACGTACAGCCTCGATCCGGCCGCGGGCGTGCTCTTCATCAGCACGGGCAACCCCGCGCCGGACTTCGCCATCGAGCTGCGGCAGGGCGAAAACCTCTACTCGAACTCGGTGATCGCGCTGGACGCCCGGACGGGCAAGATGCTCGGGTTCGTGCAGCCCATCAAGAACGACTTCCACGATTGGGACATGGCCGCGGCCCCGGTCCTGATCACCACCCGCGGAGGGCAGCGCCTCGCCGTCGCCGCGGCCAAGGACGGTCTTCTGTACGGCATCGACAGGAGCTCCATTCGCCGCGGCGGCGCCGAGCCCTCCTTGCTGCCCATCCGCTATCGCGCGGAGACGACGACGCGCTTCAACATCGAGACGCCGCTCTCCACCGAGCACAGCGTCCGCTTCTGCCCCGGAGTCGTGGGCGGCACCGAATGGAACGGGCCTGCCTACCACCCGGGCCATAACCTGGTCTTCGTGCCCGCCGTCGACTGGTGTGCGTCGGTGAAGCTCGCGCCCCCCGAGACGCTCGAGGGGCGGCCCGGCGAGGTGTGGATGGGGGCCGCCGCGGAAGCGCCCTTCGGGACGACGGACCCGGTGGCGCAATGGGGCGGGTGGCTGACCGCATTCGATGCGGACACCGGGAGCGTGCGCTGGAAGTACCGCTCGCCGACGCCGATGCTCGCGGGCGTCACGCCGACCGCCGGCGGGCTGGTCTTCACGGGCGACCTCGCGGGAGACTTTTTCGCCTTCGACGCCGAGAGCGGACAGATCCTGTGGCGCGAGCACCTCGGCCAGCCGATGGGCGCCGGCGTGGTGACGTTCGAGGTCGCGGGCCGCCAGCGAATCGCGGTGGGGACGGGGAAGGTCTCGCCCATCTGGCCGGTGGAGGGCGAGACGGCGCGCGTCGTGGTGTTCGGATTGCCCTAG